The following proteins come from a genomic window of Thermoleophilia bacterium:
- a CDS encoding AAA family ATPase: protein MPVNQPLFENENGFEGPVEVSRVIFTAEDDGFAVIEVRDDSGEEFVVTGTVAHLKPGEKARLAGEWQHHERFGPQLKAFTALPLDPGDRTGQIAYLSTLRHIGPVRAETLCDLYGAEVMEKITADPSGVFGSLPKLGPRQAEAATESWYATRAVRDLHVELAPHGLAHLAGKIHARFGDQAMKTIREDPYRLTEIDGVGFVRADKIALAADVPPESDRRAQAAAYFLIGEAERRGHTHLPVDELQVNANKLLGYPPDPGVLASAPGLTLEDGSLYRERTLNREIWVAADIRDRAITEPHIEHTPDHPDDDSLTNEQWQGVLGAFDARVSIITGGPGVGKTVCTRAIVSEARSAGLRVGLCAPTGRAARRLSEATGAEAHTIHRMLEWRPGTEPVFKPGHPLPIDLLIVDEASMINLHMAEMLLGGLGLDTHIVLVGDADQLPPIGAGKPFADLIESEVLPVTRLTFIFRQAARSMITTAAHEVNQGHAPHLTPEEDQIQDFFFVERVTPERCRDAVVDMVGERVSAGLGLDPIRDVQVLAPIYRGEVGIDALNRKLQARLNPDGRKALTDRFRIGDRLIQTRNAYELGLMNGTICFLLEDDPDEEMAVVQTDVGQEVVVPYSESSDLRLAYAISVHKAQGSEIPVVLFVCHRSHSGMLTRPLIYTAITRAKSMCVLIGDRPALEMGVKRDEGGGRYSSLAARLSAGI from the coding sequence ATGCCGGTGAATCAGCCCCTCTTCGAGAACGAAAACGGATTCGAGGGTCCGGTCGAGGTCAGCCGCGTCATCTTCACCGCCGAAGACGACGGTTTCGCGGTGATCGAGGTCCGGGACGACTCCGGCGAGGAATTCGTCGTGACCGGCACTGTGGCCCACCTCAAGCCCGGGGAAAAGGCGCGCCTGGCCGGGGAATGGCAGCATCACGAGCGGTTCGGGCCGCAGCTCAAGGCGTTCACCGCCCTGCCGCTCGACCCCGGCGATCGCACCGGCCAGATCGCCTACCTCAGCACCCTGCGCCACATCGGTCCGGTGCGGGCGGAAACGCTCTGCGACCTCTACGGGGCCGAGGTCATGGAGAAAATCACCGCCGATCCTTCCGGGGTCTTCGGCTCGCTGCCGAAGCTCGGCCCCCGGCAGGCTGAAGCCGCGACCGAGAGCTGGTACGCGACCCGGGCCGTCCGGGACCTTCACGTCGAGCTCGCCCCGCACGGCCTCGCCCACCTGGCCGGGAAGATCCATGCCCGGTTCGGCGACCAGGCGATGAAGACGATCCGCGAGGACCCGTACCGCCTGACCGAGATCGACGGGGTCGGATTCGTCCGCGCTGACAAGATCGCGCTCGCGGCCGACGTGCCGCCGGAATCGGACCGGCGCGCCCAGGCCGCCGCATATTTCCTGATCGGCGAGGCCGAGCGCCGCGGCCACACCCACCTGCCGGTCGACGAACTCCAGGTGAATGCCAACAAGCTGCTGGGCTATCCCCCGGACCCCGGCGTGCTGGCCTCCGCCCCGGGCCTGACCCTCGAGGACGGCAGCCTCTACCGCGAGCGCACACTGAACCGCGAGATCTGGGTGGCGGCGGACATTCGCGACCGCGCGATCACCGAACCGCACATCGAGCACACCCCGGACCACCCGGACGACGATTCGCTGACCAACGAGCAGTGGCAGGGCGTGCTCGGCGCCTTCGACGCCCGGGTCTCGATCATCACCGGCGGGCCCGGCGTCGGCAAGACCGTCTGTACACGGGCGATCGTCTCCGAAGCGCGTTCAGCAGGGCTGCGGGTCGGCCTCTGCGCCCCGACCGGCCGCGCCGCCCGGCGGCTGAGTGAAGCGACCGGGGCCGAAGCCCACACGATTCACCGCATGCTCGAATGGCGGCCCGGCACCGAACCCGTCTTCAAGCCCGGCCACCCGCTGCCGATCGACCTGCTGATCGTCGACGAAGCTTCGATGATCAACCTCCACATGGCCGAGATGCTGCTCGGCGGCCTCGGCCTGGACACCCACATCGTCCTGGTCGGCGACGCCGACCAGCTGCCACCGATCGGAGCCGGCAAGCCTTTCGCCGACCTGATCGAGTCCGAAGTGCTACCGGTGACCCGCCTGACCTTCATCTTCCGGCAGGCGGCGCGCTCGATGATCACGACCGCGGCCCACGAGGTGAACCAGGGACACGCACCTCACCTCACCCCGGAGGAGGATCAGATCCAGGACTTCTTCTTCGTCGAGAGGGTGACGCCGGAGCGCTGCCGTGACGCGGTCGTCGACATGGTCGGGGAGCGGGTTTCGGCCGGCCTCGGCCTCGATCCGATCCGCGACGTCCAGGTCCTCGCCCCGATCTACCGCGGCGAGGTCGGCATCGACGCCCTCAACCGGAAGCTCCAGGCGCGGCTGAACCCCGACGGCAGGAAAGCCCTGACCGACCGCTTCCGCATCGGTGACCGGCTGATCCAGACCCGCAACGCCTACGAACTCGGCCTGATGAACGGCACCATCTGCTTTCTGCTCGAGGACGATCCCGACGAAGAGATGGCGGTCGTGCAGACAGACGTCGGCCAGGAGGTCGTCGTGCCGTATTCGGAATCCTCCGACCTGCGCCTGGCCTACGCGATCTCGGTCCACAAGGCTCAGGGCAGCGAGATCCCGGTCGTGCTCTTCGTCTGCCACCGGTCTCATTCGGGAATGCTGACCAGGCCCCTGATCTATACGGCGATCACCCGCGCGAAGTCAATGTGCGTGCTGATCGGCGACCGCCCCGCCCTCGAGATGGGGGTCAAGCGAGACGAAGGCGGCGGCCGCTACTCCTCGCTGGCGGCGCGTTTGAGCGCCGGCATTTAA
- a CDS encoding PadR family transcriptional regulator has protein sequence MADKGSNLEDAVAEATKAATRQKTGDTGRKRGGGRASDVFGGEMRRRDLFPLLVLHLIRTEPSYGNLLIEAIESMTQGVVSVNPNTMYPLLRDLESKGMIEGDWEHPDKRTRRFYSITPAGEEEYGRLVEEIEPFLDSVIRSISLIKAEVYGK, from the coding sequence ATGGCGGACAAGGGTTCAAATCTGGAGGATGCGGTTGCGGAAGCGACCAAGGCGGCCACCCGCCAGAAGACCGGTGACACGGGGCGAAAGCGCGGCGGCGGCCGGGCTTCGGATGTCTTCGGCGGCGAGATGCGGCGGCGCGACCTTTTCCCGCTGCTGGTGCTGCATCTGATCCGGACCGAGCCGTCCTACGGCAACCTCCTGATCGAAGCGATCGAATCGATGACCCAGGGGGTCGTGTCGGTTAACCCGAACACGATGTACCCGCTTCTCAGGGACCTCGAGAGCAAAGGCATGATCGAAGGCGACTGGGAGCATCCCGACAAGCGGACCCGCCGCTTCTACTCGATCACCCCGGCCGGGGAAGAGGAATACGGCCGGCTGGTTGAAGAGATCGAGCCGTTTCTCGACTCGGTGATCCGCTCGATCAGCCTGATCAAGGCCGAGGTCTACGGAAAATAG
- a CDS encoding class I SAM-dependent methyltransferase, whose product MYSTGGVADRFVPLVSKLEGRLSGPLPAAVRFWDGSEFGPGERGPVEDTIVVRNKRGLTYVVMRPDQVGIARGWVSGDIELEGDLERVMMAGSKLYGFDFTPLEKLEAARLALAVGAVKIPPPKPPETEVKVSGRLHSLGRDREAISHHYDVSNEFYRLILGPTMVYSCAYFASEDDTIEEAQTRKLDVICRKLELKPGERLLDIGCGWGSLIIHAAANYGVRGVGVTLSEEQAKLARERISAAGLSDMCEVRIQDYREVTDGPYDKISSVGMYEHVGASQLDNYMETVKNLGKPGGLALHHGICRMQNDQEQPNTFITRYVFPDGELHRVATVVAALEKSGQEMRDAESLREHYALTLKRWVQNLAENKASAQAQIGEERERIWRLYMTASIGAFERGDVAIHQIVATFPGARHELPLARPGFVQPLPEVDPALTE is encoded by the coding sequence ATGTACAGCACAGGCGGAGTTGCCGATCGTTTTGTTCCCCTCGTCTCGAAGCTGGAGGGCCGGTTGAGCGGCCCGCTGCCGGCCGCGGTCCGGTTCTGGGACGGCTCGGAGTTCGGGCCCGGTGAACGGGGCCCGGTCGAGGACACGATCGTGGTGCGCAACAAACGCGGGCTCACGTACGTGGTGATGCGGCCCGACCAGGTCGGCATCGCCCGCGGCTGGGTCTCCGGGGACATCGAGCTCGAAGGTGACCTCGAGCGGGTGATGATGGCCGGATCGAAGCTCTATGGCTTCGACTTCACACCCTTAGAGAAGCTCGAAGCCGCGCGCCTCGCGCTGGCGGTCGGCGCAGTGAAGATCCCACCGCCCAAGCCGCCGGAGACCGAGGTCAAGGTCTCGGGCCGGCTGCATTCGCTGGGCCGCGACCGCGAGGCGATCTCCCACCACTACGACGTCTCGAACGAGTTCTACCGGCTGATCCTCGGGCCGACCATGGTCTACTCCTGCGCCTACTTCGCTTCGGAAGACGACACGATCGAAGAGGCTCAGACGCGCAAGCTCGACGTGATCTGCCGCAAGCTGGAGCTCAAGCCCGGGGAACGGCTGCTCGACATCGGCTGCGGCTGGGGATCGCTGATCATCCACGCGGCCGCCAACTACGGCGTGCGGGGGGTCGGCGTGACCCTCTCCGAGGAGCAGGCGAAGCTGGCACGCGAGCGGATCTCCGCGGCCGGCCTGAGCGACATGTGCGAGGTCCGGATCCAGGACTACCGCGAAGTCACCGACGGGCCCTACGACAAGATCTCGTCTGTCGGCATGTACGAGCACGTCGGCGCCAGCCAGCTCGACAACTACATGGAGACCGTGAAGAACCTCGGCAAGCCCGGGGGGCTCGCGCTCCATCACGGCATCTGCCGGATGCAGAACGACCAAGAGCAGCCCAACACCTTCATCACCCGTTACGTATTCCCCGACGGCGAGCTCCATCGGGTCGCGACGGTCGTCGCCGCCCTGGAAAAGTCGGGCCAGGAGATGCGCGACGCCGAGTCGCTGCGTGAGCATTACGCCCTGACCCTGAAGCGGTGGGTCCAGAACCTCGCCGAGAACAAGGCCTCAGCGCAAGCGCAGATCGGCGAGGAGCGCGAGCGCATCTGGCGGCTCTACATGACGGCCAGCATCGGCGCTTTCGAGCGTGGCGACGTCGCGATCCACCAGATCGTGGCCACGTTCCCGGGCGCCCGGCACGAACTGCCGCTCGCCCGGCCCGGCTTCGTCCAGCCGCTCCCGGAAGTGGATCCCGCGCTTACGGAATGA
- a CDS encoding EAL domain-containing protein produces the protein MTTAPEEHPTNEELRRTDEEIRGLIEAVPAIVYSAEMGESGRWHFVSPQIELILGYTPEEWTSDPGIWFRSTHPDDIAQAMRFEDERLIGLDAHPPAEYRLRNKDGEYIWIYERARLVADGRGVPLWHGVMQDISALKQAEFVVQQKIDQQMMTARLGELAMSGEHPDRLIEIAVDLLINQEGMHEVSVWEQEDYKQLILRHSSNDTPVTKVLPYDTDRWPGDRIVQGEVAPIHDWHTDPRVAEYREHSTPEIRSSMVVPIDGSHGRFGILSVNSTEPHRFGKQDEHFLKATANVLANAIERHRADESLRHRLLHDPLTGLPNRQLFTDRLKTAIDTARESGEQAGVVFLDLDHFKLINDGIGHQAGDDMLREVAPRLSEGIRMGDTLARFGGDEFAVVMNVVRDEAEAREIADSLLESLKKPITVLGSEHFVSASAGIAIYSPAYDDSKSVEGLLQEADAAMYRAKEMGRARSELFGQPMREKAVRRLEVERELRRALESDQLVLNYQPIISLRTGKLTAFEALVRWQHPEKGLLTPLEFVPIAEESDLITQIDQWVLREGAKQLGVWQNMIDEDRRLILAVNTSARMIRDPRLPQLVSELIGEHGIRPDRLAMEITETVLVEGTSTVKNVMKDLHELGIWLALDDFGTGFSSLSYLNEFPLDSLKIDRSFIEHLAVGDPKGSAITDAIVQIGKAFSMTVVAEAVSSEAQLQMVRDLGCQLAQGYLISVPVSAEDATRMLDEAPANSLIP, from the coding sequence ATGACAACAGCACCCGAAGAACATCCAACGAACGAAGAACTGCGCCGGACCGATGAGGAAATCCGCGGGCTGATCGAAGCCGTTCCGGCCATCGTCTACTCGGCCGAGATGGGTGAATCAGGGCGCTGGCACTTCGTCAGTCCCCAGATCGAACTGATCCTCGGCTACACCCCGGAAGAGTGGACCTCGGATCCCGGGATCTGGTTCCGGTCGACCCACCCGGACGACATCGCTCAGGCGATGAGATTCGAGGACGAACGGCTGATCGGCCTGGACGCCCACCCACCGGCCGAATACCGCCTTCGGAACAAGGATGGCGAATACATCTGGATCTACGAGCGGGCCCGGCTGGTCGCCGACGGCCGCGGCGTGCCGCTTTGGCACGGCGTGATGCAGGACATCAGCGCCCTCAAGCAGGCCGAGTTCGTCGTGCAGCAGAAAATCGACCAGCAGATGATGACCGCCCGGCTGGGGGAGCTTGCGATGAGCGGCGAACACCCCGACAGGCTGATCGAGATTGCGGTCGACCTGCTGATCAACCAGGAAGGGATGCATGAGGTGTCGGTGTGGGAGCAGGAGGACTACAAACAGCTGATCCTCCGCCACAGTTCAAACGACACTCCCGTCACGAAAGTGCTGCCCTACGACACCGACCGTTGGCCGGGAGATCGGATCGTCCAGGGTGAGGTCGCCCCGATCCACGACTGGCACACCGACCCCCGGGTCGCCGAATACCGGGAACACAGCACGCCGGAGATCCGCAGCAGCATGGTCGTTCCGATCGACGGATCCCACGGGCGGTTCGGGATCCTTTCGGTGAATTCGACCGAACCCCACCGCTTCGGCAAGCAGGACGAGCATTTCCTCAAAGCCACCGCCAATGTCCTGGCCAACGCCATCGAGAGGCACCGCGCCGACGAATCACTCCGTCACCGCCTGCTCCACGATCCGCTCACCGGGCTTCCCAACCGCCAGCTGTTCACCGACCGCCTCAAGACGGCAATCGACACTGCCCGGGAATCCGGCGAGCAGGCCGGTGTGGTCTTTCTCGACCTCGACCACTTCAAGCTGATCAACGACGGCATCGGGCATCAGGCCGGCGACGACATGCTGCGAGAGGTCGCTCCGAGGCTGAGCGAGGGAATCCGCATGGGGGACACCCTGGCCCGCTTCGGCGGCGACGAATTCGCGGTGGTAATGAACGTCGTCAGGGATGAAGCCGAAGCCAGGGAGATCGCTGACAGCCTGCTCGAAAGCCTGAAGAAGCCGATCACGGTCCTCGGGAGCGAGCACTTCGTCTCGGCCAGTGCCGGAATCGCGATCTACTCCCCGGCCTACGACGATTCCAAATCGGTGGAGGGACTGCTGCAGGAGGCCGACGCCGCGATGTACCGGGCCAAGGAAATGGGCCGGGCCCGGAGCGAGCTTTTCGGACAGCCGATGCGCGAGAAGGCCGTAAGGCGCCTGGAGGTCGAGCGCGAACTCCGGAGAGCCCTCGAGTCCGACCAGCTGGTGCTGAACTACCAGCCCATCATCTCCCTCCGGACCGGCAAGCTGACCGCATTCGAAGCCCTGGTGCGCTGGCAGCACCCGGAAAAGGGGCTTCTCACCCCGCTCGAGTTCGTCCCGATCGCGGAAGAGAGCGACCTGATCACGCAGATCGACCAGTGGGTACTCCGAGAGGGCGCCAAGCAGCTCGGTGTGTGGCAGAACATGATCGACGAGGACCGCAGGCTGATCCTGGCGGTCAACACCTCGGCCCGGATGATCCGCGACCCCCGGCTGCCCCAGCTGGTCAGTGAGCTGATCGGCGAGCACGGAATCCGGCCCGACCGGCTCGCCATGGAAATCACCGAGACCGTCCTCGTCGAGGGAACGAGCACCGTCAAAAACGTCATGAAGGATCTCCACGAGCTCGGTATCTGGCTGGCGCTCGACGACTTCGGTACCGGATTCTCGTCACTCAGCTACCTCAACGAGTTCCCGCTCGACTCGCTCAAGATCGACCGGTCGTTCATCGAGCACCTCGCGGTCGGCGATCCCAAGGGGTCGGCGATCACCGACGCGATCGTCCAGATCGGCAAGGCGTTCTCGATGACCGTCGTCGCCGAAGCCGTCAGCTCGGAGGCTCAGCTCCAGATGGTGCGCGACCTCGGCTGCCAGCTCGCCCAGGGCTACCTGATCTCCGTGCCGGTATCGGCCGAAGACGCCACCCGCATGCTCGACGAAGCGCCCGCCAACTCGCTCATTCCGTAA
- a CDS encoding aminotransferase class I/II-fold pyridoxal phosphate-dependent enzyme, translating into MLSRTGLSRFSWDSGEVDYRLDQLDLDQLRLRRSVKWTRYEPDVLPTWVAEMDFPVAEPVKTALSAAIERNDTGYANPDASGLATAFAGFASRRLNWSPDPAGIEATGDVVGGISALLGALTTPGDGVMITPPVYHPFFTVIEEAGCRLIEAPMANGRTLDLDRIESGFRSGARILILCSPHNPAGSVPTRPELEAIAALAAEHEAWVLSDEIHAPLTLPGAIHEPFLPVSAAAAEWGICLSSASKTFNLAGLTCAVLATASDRTRRIVEDLPFGAKHPGHLGVIGAQAAFTQGDDWLDQVLAQLDFNRHRLAELLAEHLPEVGYRMPEAGYLAWLDCRALGLGDDPAEAILSSGRVALSSGPTFGKGGAGYCRMNIGTSPALIEMAVEGMAKSAHCR; encoded by the coding sequence ATGCTTTCCAGAACGGGTCTGAGTCGGTTCAGCTGGGATAGTGGCGAGGTGGACTACCGGCTCGATCAGCTCGATCTCGACCAGCTTCGCCTCCGGCGGAGCGTCAAGTGGACGAGGTACGAACCGGACGTGCTGCCGACCTGGGTTGCGGAGATGGACTTTCCCGTGGCGGAACCGGTCAAGACGGCACTGTCCGCGGCGATCGAGCGCAACGACACCGGATACGCGAATCCTGACGCGAGTGGCCTGGCCACGGCCTTCGCCGGTTTTGCCTCACGCCGGCTCAACTGGTCGCCCGACCCGGCCGGAATCGAAGCGACGGGTGACGTGGTCGGCGGTATCAGCGCGCTCCTGGGCGCCCTGACCACCCCGGGCGACGGGGTCATGATCACGCCCCCGGTCTACCACCCGTTCTTCACGGTGATCGAAGAAGCCGGCTGCCGTCTGATCGAGGCGCCGATGGCAAATGGCCGGACCCTCGACCTCGACAGGATCGAGTCCGGGTTCCGGTCGGGAGCCCGCATCCTCATCCTCTGCAGCCCGCACAATCCGGCCGGAAGCGTCCCCACCCGGCCCGAACTCGAAGCGATCGCCGCCCTCGCGGCCGAGCACGAGGCCTGGGTCCTCAGCGACGAGATCCACGCGCCGCTGACACTCCCCGGCGCGATTCACGAGCCTTTCCTCCCGGTTTCCGCCGCGGCGGCCGAATGGGGCATCTGCCTCAGCTCGGCCTCGAAGACCTTCAACCTCGCCGGTCTCACCTGCGCCGTGCTGGCCACCGCCTCCGATCGCACCAGACGGATCGTCGAAGACCTGCCGTTCGGCGCGAAGCATCCGGGGCATCTCGGGGTGATCGGAGCGCAAGCGGCATTCACCCAGGGTGACGACTGGCTCGACCAGGTCCTGGCCCAGCTCGACTTCAACCGGCACCGGCTCGCGGAGCTGCTTGCGGAGCACCTGCCCGAGGTCGGATACCGGATGCCGGAGGCCGGCTACCTCGCCTGGCTCGACTGCCGGGCGCTCGGTCTCGGCGACGACCCGGCCGAAGCGATCCTGAGCTCCGGGCGGGTCGCGCTCAGCTCCGGCCCGACGTTCGGTAAGGGCGGCGCCGGCTACTGCCGTATGAACATCGGAACCTCGCCGGCGCTGATCGAAATGGCCGTCGAAGGAATGGCAAAGTCAGCCCACTGCCGGTGA
- a CDS encoding MBL fold metallo-hydrolase produces MIDTQMFGEPEMMAAHLLPGARPAIVDPGPANTAENVIDALGDLGIDQLDSIILTHIHFDHAGAAARLAREYPGATVYIHSRVTRHLADPSQLTESVKSVWGDQTESLFGFPESIDPDRIQSLEDGDTIDLGDRLLEAIATPGHTRAHMSFYDQKTTAILCGDALGLRLPGSPIIRPASPPADYSREEAIASIERIRAKKPSSLHLAHFGLARQDPEATCDRAIRAINDWHESFLKKRETSEGEEDLLRRVNACVEAKLEPNVKASVRRGFEAVNPTWLNVAGMTGEIERAHAKFSDAA; encoded by the coding sequence GTGATCGACACGCAGATGTTCGGCGAGCCCGAGATGATGGCCGCCCACCTGCTGCCCGGAGCCCGGCCGGCAATCGTCGATCCCGGCCCGGCCAACACGGCTGAAAACGTGATCGACGCCCTCGGCGACCTCGGCATCGACCAGCTCGACTCGATCATCCTGACCCACATCCACTTCGACCACGCCGGCGCCGCAGCGCGGCTCGCCCGGGAATACCCCGGCGCGACGGTCTACATCCATTCCCGCGTGACCCGGCATCTGGCTGATCCCAGCCAGCTCACCGAGTCGGTCAAGTCGGTCTGGGGCGACCAGACCGAATCGCTCTTCGGCTTCCCCGAATCGATCGATCCCGATCGGATCCAGTCCCTAGAGGACGGCGACACGATCGACCTCGGCGACCGCCTGCTCGAAGCCATCGCCACCCCCGGTCACACCCGGGCGCACATGTCCTTCTACGACCAGAAGACCACCGCGATCCTCTGCGGCGACGCCCTCGGGCTGCGGCTGCCCGGGTCGCCGATCATCCGGCCCGCTTCACCACCTGCCGACTACTCCCGCGAGGAAGCGATCGCCTCGATCGAGCGGATCCGGGCGAAGAAACCTTCGAGTCTCCACCTCGCCCATTTCGGTCTGGCCCGGCAGGATCCCGAGGCGACCTGCGACCGCGCGATCCGCGCGATCAACGACTGGCACGAGTCCTTCCTCAAGAAGCGTGAGACCTCGGAAGGCGAAGAGGACCTGCTGCGCCGGGTCAACGCCTGCGTTGAAGCGAAGCTCGAGCCGAACGTGAAAGCGTCGGTCCGCCGCGGATTCGAAGCAGTCAATCCGACCTGGCTCAACGTCGCCGGCATGACCGGCGAGATCGAACGCGCGCACGCGAAGTTCTCTGACGCCGCCTGA
- a CDS encoding cold-shock protein, with translation MPTGTVKWFSDEKGFGFITPDDGSKDVFVHHSAIQADGFRTLAEGAKVSYEAEDGPKGPAAASVEAI, from the coding sequence ATGCCCACAGGCACAGTTAAGTGGTTCAGCGACGAAAAGGGCTTTGGTTTCATTACGCCCGATGACGGTTCGAAGGACGTGTTCGTCCATCACAGCGCCATCCAGGCTGACGGTTTCCGCACTCTCGCAGAGGGTGCAAAGGTCAGTTACGAAGCTGAAGACGGACCCAAGGGTCCGGCTGCTGCATCGGTTGAAGCCATCTAG
- a CDS encoding DEAD/DEAH box helicase, which translates to MTKSFADLGVSGPVVNALQKRGIEEPFAIQRQVIEDVLDGRDVLVQSPTGSGKTFAFGVPLVDLIEADSRRPSALILAPTRELASQIVDEMESICRSRALSIAPVYGGVGIQAQAKRAARAHIVVACPGRLEDLLQRRSFTLDHVEHLVLDEADRMLDMGFKPAVDRIVKKIHNNRQTLFFSATLEGAAGKLADAYTHNPITHINKPAPDKNQGKVEHRFIHLSHEAKVTSLLHELENSERGRTLVFVRTKHGADRLVKKLSRSPQIRAAAMHGNKSQNQRQRALADFESGKVDTLVATDVAARGIDVADVTHVINYDMPEDRDTFVHRVGRTGRAGADGIGISFVLADQARDMQKIAKSLGLSHEYEQSGAPVSIHSETTTPRLGRSGRSSGPRNNGSGGGSGNGNGKRNSGNRSNGQYSKQGKGAGNGQRSRNRY; encoded by the coding sequence ATGACCAAGTCTTTCGCCGATCTCGGCGTGTCAGGACCCGTAGTGAACGCGCTCCAGAAGCGTGGCATCGAAGAGCCTTTCGCGATTCAGCGACAGGTGATCGAAGACGTGCTCGACGGCCGGGACGTACTCGTCCAGTCGCCGACCGGCTCCGGCAAGACGTTCGCCTTCGGCGTACCGCTCGTCGACCTGATCGAAGCTGATTCCCGCCGCCCCTCCGCCCTGATCCTCGCCCCCACCCGCGAACTGGCCAGCCAGATCGTCGACGAGATGGAATCGATCTGCCGGTCGCGTGCCCTCTCGATCGCCCCCGTATACGGAGGCGTCGGCATCCAGGCCCAGGCCAAGCGGGCCGCCCGGGCCCACATCGTCGTCGCCTGCCCCGGCCGGCTCGAGGATCTGCTCCAGCGCCGCTCGTTCACGCTCGACCACGTTGAACACCTGGTGCTCGACGAAGCCGACCGCATGCTCGACATGGGCTTCAAGCCCGCGGTCGACCGCATCGTCAAGAAAATCCACAACAACCGCCAGACGCTGTTCTTCTCGGCGACCCTCGAAGGTGCCGCCGGCAAGCTCGCCGACGCGTACACCCATAACCCGATCACTCACATCAACAAGCCGGCCCCGGACAAGAACCAGGGCAAGGTCGAACACCGTTTCATCCATCTTTCGCACGAAGCCAAGGTCACCTCACTGCTCCACGAGTTGGAAAACTCGGAGCGAGGCCGGACTCTGGTGTTCGTGCGCACAAAACATGGCGCCGACCGACTCGTAAAGAAGCTGAGCCGCTCACCCCAGATCAGGGCAGCGGCCATGCATGGCAACAAGTCCCAGAACCAGCGCCAACGCGCGCTGGCGGACTTCGAGAGCGGCAAGGTGGACACTCTCGTGGCCACCGATGTCGCGGCTCGCGGTATCGACGTCGCCGATGTCACCCACGTAATCAACTACGACATGCCGGAAGACCGGGACACGTTTGTCCATCGCGTCGGACGCACAGGTCGAGCGGGTGCTGATGGCATCGGCATAAGTTTCGTCCTGGCCGATCAGGCCAGAGACATGCAGAAAATCGCGAAGTCCCTCGGGCTTTCGCACGAGTATGAGCAGAGCGGCGCGCCGGTCTCGATCCATTCGGAGACCACCACCCCGCGCCTGGGGCGCTCCGGACGCAGCTCCGGCCCGCGCAACAACGGGTCGGGCGGCGGTTCCGGAAACGGCAATGGCAAGCGGAACTCCGGCAATCGCAGCAACGGCCAGTACTCGAAACAGGGCAAGGGCGCCGGCAACGGGCAGCGGAGCCGCAACCGTTACTAG